In a genomic window of Sphingomonas koreensis:
- the ybeY gene encoding rRNA maturation RNase YbeY: protein MLDVAVQRENGWPDLNWDAIGAQAAAAAVAQTPFGGLADAEAVIEIAVRLTDDAEVHQLNAQYRGKDKPTNVLSFPMIEPDLIAVLTQNSDDGEVILGDIVLAHGVCAAEAQEKGFTVEQHATHLIVHGVLHLLGYDHQGDSEAEAMESMERAALETLGIPDPYLVRED, encoded by the coding sequence ATGCTTGACGTAGCCGTCCAGCGCGAGAACGGCTGGCCTGACCTCAACTGGGATGCCATCGGCGCGCAGGCCGCCGCGGCCGCTGTCGCGCAGACGCCGTTCGGCGGCCTCGCCGATGCGGAGGCCGTGATCGAGATCGCGGTGCGCCTGACCGACGATGCCGAGGTGCATCAGCTCAACGCCCAGTATCGCGGGAAGGACAAGCCGACCAACGTCCTCTCCTTCCCGATGATCGAGCCGGACCTGATCGCGGTGCTCACCCAGAACAGCGACGATGGCGAGGTCATCCTGGGCGACATCGTCCTCGCCCATGGCGTCTGCGCGGCGGAAGCCCAGGAAAAAGGCTTCACCGTCGAACAGCATGCCACGCACCTGATTGTCCACGGGGTGCTGCATTTGCTAGGCTATGACCATCAGGGGGATTCCGAAGCCGAGGCGATGGAATCGATGGAGCGCGCCGCGCTCGAGACTTTGGGGATCCCCGACCCTTATCTGGTACGCGAGGATTGA
- a CDS encoding PhoH family protein, which produces MSRKPVPAQHGERSRVEVTFDRPQLLPQLFGEYDSNILALEERLGVYIHARGQRVVIEGSAEAVAHAREVLTELHSRVIRGEDIDTGLIDAVIAMSSEPTFTGIIRAENDEGAAPPIMIRTRNKTIVPRSLTQTAYMRALVSNDIIFALGPAGTGKTYLAVAQAVAQLITGSVKRLILSRPAVEAGERLGFLPGDMKDKVDPYLRPLYDALYDCLPAEQVERRIASGEIEIAPIAFMRGRTLADAFVILDEAQNTTPMQMKMFLTRFGQNSRMVVCGDPKQTDLPGGPSASGLNDAVNKLEGIEGLAMIRFGIGDVVRHPIVGRIVDAYEGEGRTDA; this is translated from the coding sequence ATGAGCCGCAAACCCGTCCCCGCCCAGCATGGCGAGCGCTCGCGCGTCGAGGTGACGTTCGACAGGCCGCAGCTGCTCCCGCAACTCTTCGGGGAGTATGACAGCAATATCCTGGCGCTCGAGGAGCGGCTGGGCGTCTATATCCATGCCCGCGGCCAGCGGGTGGTGATCGAGGGCAGCGCCGAAGCCGTCGCGCATGCCCGCGAGGTGCTGACCGAGCTGCACAGCCGGGTGATCCGCGGCGAGGACATCGACACCGGGCTGATCGACGCGGTGATCGCCATGTCGAGCGAACCGACCTTCACCGGCATCATCCGCGCCGAAAATGACGAGGGCGCGGCGCCGCCGATCATGATCCGCACGCGCAACAAGACGATCGTCCCGCGCTCGCTGACCCAGACCGCATACATGCGCGCGCTGGTCTCGAATGACATCATCTTCGCGCTCGGGCCGGCCGGTACCGGCAAGACCTACCTCGCGGTCGCCCAGGCGGTGGCGCAGCTCATCACCGGATCGGTCAAGCGCCTGATCCTGTCGCGCCCGGCGGTCGAGGCGGGCGAGCGGCTGGGCTTCCTGCCCGGCGACATGAAGGACAAGGTCGATCCGTATCTGCGCCCCCTCTACGATGCGCTCTACGACTGCCTCCCGGCCGAACAGGTCGAACGGCGCATCGCGTCGGGCGAGATCGAGATCGCCCCGATCGCCTTCATGCGCGGCCGCACGCTGGCCGATGCGTTCGTCATTCTCGACGAGGCGCAGAACACCACGCCGATGCAGATGAAGATGTTCCTCACCCGCTTCGGCCAGAACAGCCGGATGGTGGTGTGCGGCGATCCCAAGCAGACCGACCTGCCCGGCGGCCCCTCGGCCAGCGGCCTCAACGACGCGGTCAACAAGCTCGAGGGGATCGAGGGGCTGGCTATGATCCGCTTCGGCATCGGCGACGTGGTGCGCCACCCGATCGTCGGCCGCATCGTCGACGCCTATGAGGGCGAAGGCCGCACGGATGCTTGA
- the miaB gene encoding tRNA (N6-isopentenyl adenosine(37)-C2)-methylthiotransferase MiaB: MRAGMSATPRTQPKTFHVKSFGCQMNVYDGDRMAELMAAQGMVATDDANAADLVVLNTCHIREKATEKVFSDIGRLRKHGQNPMIAVAGCVAQAEGEEIVRRAKVDVVVGPQAYHNLPDLVAKAASGASAVDTDMPVASKFGALPARRRVPPSAFLTVQEGCDKFCTYCVVPYTRGAEVSRPFDAIIDEAKSLVDAGAREITLLGQNVNAWDDDAGTGLHGLIRALDRIDGLARIRYTTSHPNDMKDGLIRAHAEVEKLMPFLHLPVQAGNDRILKAMNRSHSRDSYLRILDRVREARPDIALSGDFIVGFPGETEAEFADTLSLVDAVGYAQCFSFKYSPRPGTPAAEMDGAVAPEAMDDRLQRLQAALNRDQAAFNAATVGKSCTLLIERKGKLPGQMLGKSPWLQSVHLMTDAQIGDLVEVEIVQAGPNSLAGVAKVKAAA; this comes from the coding sequence ATACGCGCCGGGATGAGTGCCACCCCCAGAACCCAACCGAAGACCTTTCACGTCAAGTCGTTCGGCTGCCAGATGAACGTCTATGACGGCGACCGCATGGCCGAGCTGATGGCGGCGCAGGGCATGGTCGCGACCGACGACGCCAATGCCGCCGACCTCGTCGTGCTCAACACCTGCCACATCCGCGAAAAAGCCACCGAGAAGGTGTTCTCGGACATCGGCCGGCTGCGCAAGCATGGGCAGAACCCCATGATCGCCGTCGCCGGCTGCGTCGCCCAGGCCGAGGGGGAGGAGATCGTGCGCCGTGCCAAGGTCGATGTGGTGGTCGGCCCGCAAGCCTATCACAACCTGCCCGACCTGGTGGCGAAGGCCGCATCCGGCGCCAGCGCGGTCGATACCGACATGCCGGTCGCCAGCAAGTTCGGCGCGCTCCCCGCCCGCCGCCGCGTGCCGCCCTCGGCCTTCCTGACGGTGCAGGAGGGGTGCGACAAATTCTGCACCTATTGCGTCGTCCCCTATACCCGCGGCGCCGAGGTCAGCCGGCCGTTCGATGCGATCATCGACGAAGCCAAGTCGCTGGTCGATGCCGGCGCGCGCGAGATCACCCTGCTCGGCCAGAACGTCAATGCGTGGGACGATGACGCAGGCACCGGCCTGCACGGCCTGATCCGCGCGCTCGACCGGATCGATGGCCTTGCCCGCATCCGCTACACCACCAGCCACCCCAACGACATGAAGGACGGCCTGATCCGCGCCCATGCCGAGGTGGAGAAGCTGATGCCCTTCCTTCACCTCCCGGTGCAGGCAGGCAATGACCGTATCCTCAAGGCGATGAACCGCTCGCACAGCCGCGATTCGTACCTCCGCATTCTCGACCGCGTCCGCGAGGCGCGGCCCGACATCGCGCTTTCGGGCGACTTCATCGTCGGCTTCCCCGGCGAGACCGAAGCGGAGTTCGCCGACACGCTCAGCCTGGTCGACGCGGTCGGCTATGCCCAGTGCTTCAGCTTCAAATACTCGCCGCGTCCCGGCACCCCCGCCGCCGAGATGGACGGTGCGGTTGCGCCCGAGGCGATGGACGACCGCCTCCAGCGCCTCCAGGCCGCGCTCAACCGCGATCAGGCCGCGTTCAACGCAGCGACCGTCGGCAAAAGCTGCACCCTGCTGATCGAGCGCAAGGGAAAGCTGCCCGGCCAGATGCTCGGCAAGTCGCCGTGGCTGCAATCGGTCCATCTGATGACCGACGCGCAGATCGGCGATCTGGTCGAGGTCGAGATCGTCCAGGCCGGCCCCAACTCGCTTGCGGGCGTCGCGAAGGTGAAAGCAGCGGCCTAG
- a CDS encoding TetR/AcrR family transcriptional regulator: protein MKDDLNSVKIAGGEGARTYHHGALREALIDAAESILEERGVEGFSLREAARRAGVSPAAPGHHFGDARGLLTAVATRAFRDFGDALEAGDAGTTRMERLRGQGLAYVRFALANRARFELMWRKALLNREDAAYCEAGDRAFDILDRAARGNGAGEGPDLTVMAPSIAAWSIVHGFVELALSGAFGTGPEELEAATERLLPRVLDHLVIAG from the coding sequence ATGAAAGACGATTTAAACAGTGTCAAGATTGCCGGCGGAGAAGGCGCGCGCACCTATCACCACGGGGCATTGCGCGAAGCGCTGATCGATGCCGCCGAATCGATTCTGGAGGAGCGCGGGGTGGAAGGATTCTCGCTGCGCGAGGCGGCGCGGAGGGCTGGGGTTTCACCTGCGGCGCCAGGGCATCATTTCGGCGATGCGCGCGGATTGCTGACCGCGGTGGCGACGCGTGCGTTTCGCGATTTCGGCGATGCGCTGGAGGCGGGGGATGCGGGGACGACCCGGATGGAGCGGCTGCGCGGGCAGGGTCTGGCCTATGTCCGCTTCGCACTTGCCAATCGCGCGCGCTTCGAGCTGATGTGGCGCAAGGCGCTGCTCAATCGCGAAGACGCGGCGTACTGCGAAGCGGGCGATCGCGCCTTCGACATCCTGGATCGCGCGGCGCGTGGCAACGGCGCGGGCGAGGGGCCCGACCTGACGGTAATGGCGCCCTCGATCGCGGCCTGGTCGATCGTTCACGGCTTTGTCGAGCTTGCCCTGAGCGGCGCATTCGGAACCGGCCCGGAGGAACTGGAAGCGGCGACCGAGCGGCTGCTGCCGCGAGTGCTCGATCACCTGGTGATCGCAGGCTAG
- a CDS encoding ABA4-like family protein has protein sequence MLDPSLTFSLAGKLAMLGWLSLLVALFFKPARRYAFASAQFVIPAILAVGYILMIWQGRAGFETGGFGSIEAVRALFANDAALTAGWLHYLAFDLFVGAWISRDAAGRGISPLIVLPSLPLTFLFGPAGLLLYLVARTALPAKETVQ, from the coding sequence ATGCTCGATCCGTCCTTGACCTTTTCCCTCGCCGGCAAGCTCGCGATGCTCGGCTGGCTCTCGCTCCTCGTCGCCCTGTTCTTCAAACCGGCGCGCCGATACGCCTTCGCCAGCGCACAGTTCGTCATCCCCGCGATCCTCGCGGTCGGCTACATCCTGATGATCTGGCAGGGCCGCGCCGGGTTCGAGACCGGCGGCTTCGGCTCGATCGAGGCGGTCCGCGCGCTGTTCGCCAACGATGCCGCGCTCACTGCGGGCTGGCTGCACTATCTGGCGTTCGACCTGTTCGTCGGCGCCTGGATCTCCCGCGATGCAGCGGGCCGCGGCATTTCGCCCCTGATCGTCCTGCCCAGCCTGCCGCTCACCTTCCTGTTCGGCCCGGCCGGACTGCTCCTCTACCTCGTCGCGCGCACCGCGCTGCCAGCGAAGGAAACCGTGCAATGA